In a single window of the Drosophila albomicans strain 15112-1751.03 chromosome 3, ASM965048v2, whole genome shotgun sequence genome:
- the LOC117567317 gene encoding high affinity cAMP-specific and IBMX-insensitive 3',5'-cyclic phosphodiesterase 8 isoform X2, whose translation MKVPGVEISLATPVPAMPMPSHGRLSNSSKTPEQMELEYEANVAAERGDIMTPLPRDPRPQGMTFPGDAAAGVGMGNSSVGGGRNMQPEIVEAIRNLDAQALRLNNLTLEDRCQLTTQQENKPDDDTDYVVLRRPQKHHPFDRQCHSLYERRLYKGPKLHLWVGNGKKPSPSDDDDLKTFQRNLMDLKYPTVLPPNPQLKALLVFHKSDSICEVVTLACQRHQLDVTLVKSKEEALDTLQKSYATAQCYHLIIIDARSTKGLDAEHIARTIRHTHGHHLTTIIAVCKKSFFEKDDALIALLDAGVNRCIAETTNLAMCSVELKQILHSIIRPHNVMSTQQALYTALHRLKEVVLITDDLLRIQYANRATERLLNMRLDEIISKPLADIFVSDLSTISEQGKSIKEFDGILTVRRKNQEGIPMHVRVVPVACIGSAPTHLIFNFDIPGGGMDFIATLPQPKEAPRGSLHSVRRCSFDVRSIASDGLRRTSLAKLTSLPLEAPITKENCSADEARLIDKVLEFLKREGLYSPQMKEIRTDDPIATDLIGALLTGPSVYSSRRSSNDSIIRTGNSTRTAIVPAKMKANPIVMELLEESLSWDFDIFKLEEITDYHPLLYLGMEMFRRFDVFATLNIDENVCKAWLAVIEAHYHKSNTYHNSTHAADVMQATGAFITQLTNREMVMDRMDEATALIAAAAHDVDHPGRSSAFLSNSNNPLAILYNDLTVLENHHAAITFKLTLGDDKINIFKNLDKETYKSARSTIIDMILATEMTRHFEHLAKFVSVFGSEVEPRELVQSEEETSILMRRMLIKVADVSNPARPMQYCIEWARRIAEEYFMQTDEEKQRHLPIVMPMFDRATCSIPKSQIGFIEYIIQDMMHAWDSFIDMPQLITCMQINYSQWKKYDEQGVNTLADIMAKQPPVGNKPSNSK comes from the exons ATGAAGGTACCTGGCGTTGAGATTTCATTAGCAACGCCAGTGCcagcaatgccaatgccatcACATGGCCGACTAAGCAACTCCAGTAAAACGCCCGAGCAAATGGAATTGGAGTACGAGGCGAATGTGGCTGCTGAGCGTGGGGACATAATGACGCCGTTGCCACGCGACCCAAGGCCACAAGGAATGACCTTCCCtggcgatgctgctgctggtgttggaATGGGAAATAGCAGTGTTGGAGGAGGACGCAATATGCAGCCGGAAATAGTCGAGGCCATACGCAATCTGGACGCGCAGGCATTACGCCTGAACAATCTCACACTGGAAGATAGATGCCAGCTAACAACGCAGCAGGAAAACAAACCGGATGACGACACAGATTACGTGGTCCTGCGTCGCCCACAGAAGCATCATCCATTTGATCGCCAGTGTCACAGCCTCTACGAGCGGCGACTTTACAAGGGACCCAAGCTACATCTTTGGGTGGGCAATGGCAAGAAGCCATCGCCAAGTGACGATGACGATTTGAAGACATTTCAG CGCAATCTCATGGACTTGAAATATCCAACCGTGCTACCACCGAATCCTCAACTTAAG gcgcttttagtttttcacAAATCGGATAGCATCTGCGAAGTGGTCACCTTGGCCTGTCAGCGCCATCAATTGGACGTAACGCTGGTCAAATCCAAGGAGGAGGCGCTCGACACTCTGCAAAAGTCATATGCCACAGCGCAGTGCTATCACCTAATTATAATTGATGCGCGCTCCACAAAAGGTCTCGATGCCGAGCACATTGCAAG AACAATACGTCACACACATGGACATCATTTAACGACAATAATTGCGGTCTGTAAGAAGAG TTTCTTTGAAAAGGATGACGCGCTAATTGCTCTATTGGACGCTGGCGTTAATAGA tGCATTGCCGAGACAACCAACTTGGCCATGTGCAGCGTGGAACTGAAGCAGATACTGCACTCAATCATAAGGCCCCATAATGTCATGTCCACTCAACAG GCACTCTATACGGCACTGCATCGGCTGAAGGAGGTGGTACTCATCACGGACGACTTGCTGCGCATACAGTACGCGAATCGTGCCACAGAACGTCTGCTCAACATGCGGCTG GACGAAATAATTAGCAAGCCATTAGCGGACATCTTTGTCTCCGATCTGTCCACCATCAGTGAGCAGGGCAAGAGCATTAAGGAGTTTGATGGCATATTGACGGTGCGCCGCAAAAACCAGGAGGGCATCCCCATGCACGTGCGTGTCGTGCCTGTGGCCTGCATTGGCAG CGCTCCCACACATCTGATTTTCAACTTTGATATACCCGGTGGCGGTATGGACTTTATTGCCACACTGCCGCAGCCAAAGGAGGCGCCACGCGGCTCACTGCATTCGGTGCGTCGCTGCAGCTTTGATGTTCGCTCCATTGCCTCCGATGGACTGCGACGCACTAGCTTGGCAAAGCTGACATCGCTGCCCCTCGAGGCGCCCATTACCAAA GAGAATTGTTCAGCCGACGAGGCACGCCTCATCGACAAGGTCTTGGAGTTCCTCAAACGCGAGGGACTCTACAGTCCCCAAATGAAGGAGATACGCACCGATGATCCCATTGCAACCGATCTAATTGGCGCTCTCTTAACG GGCCCCAGCGTTTACTCGTCCCGTCGCAGCTCGAATGACTCCATCATCCGCACTGGCAACTCTACGCGCACTGCGATTGTGCCCGCCAAGATGAAG GCAAATCCGATTGTCATGGAACTGCTTGAAGAATCTCTTAGCTGGGACtttgatattttcaaattggAAGAGATCACCGATTACCATCCACTGCTGTACTTGGGCATGGAAATGTTCCGGCGCTTCGATGTCTTTGCCACACTGAATATTGATGAGAACGTATGCAAGGCCTGGCTGGCTGTTATCGAGGCACACTATCATAAGAGCAACACATATCACAACAGCACACACGCCGCAGATGTTATGCAG GCAACGGGCGCGTTCATCACACAGCTGACCAACAGAGAGATGGTAATGGATCGGATGGACGAGGCCACCGCTTTGATTGCGGCCGCTGCCCACGATGTCGATCATCCGGGGCGTTCTTCTGCCTTCCTCTCCAATTCGAACAATCCGCTGGCTATATTGTATAACGATCTAACAGTGCTGGAGAATCATCATGCAGCCATCACATTCAAGTTGACGCTGG GTGATGACAAGATCAACATATTCAAGAACCTCGATAAGGAAACTTACAAGTCAGCGCGCAGCACAATTATCGATATGATTTTGGCCACCGAAATGACGCGTCACTTTGAGCACTTGGCCAAATTTGTTAGCGTCTTTGGCAGCGAGGTTGAACCGCGTGAG CTGGTGCAGTCGGAGGAGGAGACTTCGATACTCATGCGTCGCATGCTCATCAAGGTGGCCGATGTGAGCAATCCCGCCCGGCCAATGCAGTACTGCATCGAGTGGGCGCGTCGCATTGCCGAGGAGTACTTTATGCAGACGGACGAGGAGAAGCAGCGGCATCTGCCCATCGTGATGCCCATGTTCGACCGTGCCACATGCAGCATACCAAAGAGCCAAATTGGTTTCATCGAATACATAATACAGGACATGATGCACGCCTGGGACA GTTTCATTGACATGCCACAGCTGATCACGTGCATGCAGATCAACTACTCACAGTGGAAGAAATATGATGAGCAGGGCGTGAACACGCTGGCCGATATAATGGCCAAGCAGCCGCCTGTGGGCAACAAGCCGTCCAATTCCAAATAG